In one window of Microcaecilia unicolor chromosome 9, aMicUni1.1, whole genome shotgun sequence DNA:
- the MDM1 gene encoding nuclear protein MDM1 isoform X4, whose protein sequence is MPTRCKRLSEYGRNYKWKTSKRSEHRRPASPLQKCPSAGLRSDQLGITKEPNFISKRRVPYYKTQISKSFEWKGENNAEKNSSIPPESIKLPVAQHRVRENQENIPTPDAPRLLQKTRARSEDSRVKYVQETPVTDGEKLPPCSVVEQKEADAASKTDLEKENGLHRVLKKKAGLQVAPLNSLARNSEYKRQFIWKNPLQNSPVLAAEQKKESIALKSGEGSPRQDQSETEQKQANQRKAMRQRYLQRRLFPHQGYGKVKTEYTANFMSPVLYKYRDGAWVHSKHMKAEGSQNTLNSMWFAEVKELRDKASIYRQRAQGTHFSRDHLNQLLSNNNRLWDVSSNSSVDALSNNIKALDLAGVHETHPFPSTQKLAQHDIPSSGERKGPLEEGTRQDNTGMLVLSDAPTLPVSRRLAWGEEDNPEIKVTPAAAISKEKDDNRTEEEIERLQLNDDEKEGSDAAEVILDSVHSWEGGRLPTPKLKTFSGAQRTHHDLTTPAVGGAVLVCPDKREEHLLERRKRAPLENQHSPPRQASGEPSKRKLSKNEDDRLIQSSPSAGVKTLDPLPLREDPWPGTHASGTGASPVLTHSEQVKTPVQNSPSALAPPYWIPSCRIQGALKDPEFQHNGNCGSPDPLKLPLHRMASDDDDDRLSQISARSAASSSLASQILEHAQRRKENFWGKK, encoded by the exons gAATTACAAAAGAACCAAACTTCATTTCAAAGAGAAGAGTTCCTTATTACAAAACACAGATTTCAAAGTCCTTTGAATGGAAAGGAGAGAATAACGCAGAAAAGAACTCAAGTATACCACCAGAATCCATAAAATTGCCAGTGGCACAGCACAGAGTTCGGGAGAACCAAGAAAACATTCCGACACCAGATGCACCCAGACTACTCCAAAAAACTCGTGCCCGTTCTGAAGACTCAAGAGTAAAATATGTTCAGGAAACTCCAGTGACCGATGGGGAAAAATTGCCGCCTTGTTCGGTAGTGGAGCAGAAAGAAGCAGATGCTGCTTCcaaaacagacttggaaaaagaAAATGGA CTTCACAGAGTTCTGAAGAAGAAGGCAGGTTTGCAAGTTGCACCTTTAAACAGCTTGGCTAGAAACTCTGAATACAAAAGACAATTTATATGGAAAAACCCCTTACAAAACTCTCCAGTGCTGGCAGCTGAACAG AAGAAAGAGAGCATAGCCTTAAAGTCTGGGGAAGGTTCACCAAGGCAAGACCAATCGGAAACGGAACAGAAACAAGCTAATCAAAGAAAGGCAATGAGGCAAAGATATCTTCAGAGGCGTCTCTTTCCACATCAGGGCTATGG GAAGGTGAAAACAGAATACACAGCAAACTTTATGTCCCCTGTTCTTTATAAGTATAGAGATGGTGCTTGGGTCCATTCCAAACACATGAAAGCAGAG GGTTCTCAAAACACCCTAAACTCCATGTGGTTTGCTGAG GTGAAAGAACTTCGAGACAAAGCCAGCATCTATAGACAACGAGCACAGGGAACGCACTTTTCCCGGGATCACCTGAATCAGTTACTTTCCAATAATAACAGACTCTGGGATGTGTCTTCTAACTCCAGTGTAGATGCTCTCAGCAACAACATCAAGGCTCTTGATCTGGCTGG CGTTCATGAGACACACCCCTTTCCCAGCACCCAGAAACTGGCTCAGCATGATATACCATCATCAGGAGAAAGAAAAGGACCTTTAGAAGAAGGCACTCGACAGGACAACACAGGCATGCTGGTCCTCTCTGACGCTCCCACCCTTCCTGTAAGTAGAAGACTGGCTTGGGGAGAAGAGGATAATCCCGAAATTAAAGTGACTCCAGCAGCAGCAATAAGTAAAGAAAAAGACGATAACCGTACAGAAGAGGAGATTGAGAGATTGCAATTAAATGATGATGAAAAAGAAGG AAGTGATGCTGCTGAAGTTATATTAGATTCTGTGCATTCATGGGAAGGTGGAAGGCTTCCGACTCCAAAATTAAAAACCTTCAGTGGAGCCCAGAGAACGCACCATGATCTTACCACGCCAGCAGTtg GGGGTGCTGTTTTAGTATGTCCAGACAAACGTGAAGAGCACTTGTTAGAACGGAGAAAAAGAGCCCCTTTAGAAAACCAGCACTCTCCACCTAGACAGGCTTCCGGAGAACCTTCTAAAAGGAAACTGAGCAAG AACGAAGATGATCGATTGATACAATCTTCTCCAAGTGCTGGTGTGAAAACACTAGATCCTTTGCCTTTGAGAGAGGATCCGTGGCCTGGTACCCATGCTTCTGGGACTGGAGCCTCTCCTGTCCTAACACACTCGGAGCAGGTGAAAACTCCTGTGCAGAACTCTCCCTCTGCCCTCGCTCCACCCTACTGGATCCCATCTTGTCGCATCCAAGGTGCGCTGAAGGATCCAGAATTTCAGCATAACG GGAACTGTGGAAGCCCCGACCCTCTCAAATTACCACTGCACAGAATGGCTTCCGATGATG ATGATGACAGATTATCACAAATTTCTGCACGCTCAGCAGCCTCTAGTTCGCTGGCTTCTCAAATTCTGGAACACGCTCAGAGACGGAAAGAAAATTTCTGGGGCAAGAAGTAA
- the MDM1 gene encoding nuclear protein MDM1 isoform X2 has translation MPTRCKRLSEYGRNYKWKTSKRSEHRRPASPLQKCPSAGLRSDQLGITKEPNFISKRRVPYYKTQISKSFEWKGENNAEKNSSIPPESIKLPVAQHRVRENQENIPTPDAPRLLQKTRARSEDSRVKYVQETPVTDGEKLPPCSVVEQKEADAASKTDLEKENGLHRVLKKKAGLQVAPLNSLARNSEYKRQFIWKNPLQNSPVLAAEQVIYSKPRPVTPFKADVVNSETEYRSQFKGSPPVKGPKLRRNYDEISQYEPENISPEEKKKESIALKSGEGSPRQDQSETEQKQANQRKAMRQRYLQRRLFPHQGYGKVKTEYTANFMSPVLYKYRDGAWVHSKHMKAEVKELRDKASIYRQRAQGTHFSRDHLNQLLSNNNRLWDVSSNSSVDALSNNIKALDLAGVHETHPFPSTQKLAQHDIPSSGERKGPLEEGTRQDNTGMLVLSDAPTLPVSRRLAWGEEDNPEIKVTPAAAISKEKDDNRTEEEIERLQLNDDEKEGSDAAEVILDSVHSWEGGRLPTPKLKTFSGAQRTHHDLTTPAVGGAVLVCPDKREEHLLERRKRAPLENQHSPPRQASGEPSKRKLSKNEDDRLIQSSPSAGVKTLDPLPLREDPWPGTHASGTGASPVLTHSEQVKTPVQNSPSALAPPYWIPSCRIQGALKDPEFQHNGNCGSPDPLKLPLHRMASDDDDDRLSQISARSAASSSLASQILEHAQRRKENFWGKK, from the exons gAATTACAAAAGAACCAAACTTCATTTCAAAGAGAAGAGTTCCTTATTACAAAACACAGATTTCAAAGTCCTTTGAATGGAAAGGAGAGAATAACGCAGAAAAGAACTCAAGTATACCACCAGAATCCATAAAATTGCCAGTGGCACAGCACAGAGTTCGGGAGAACCAAGAAAACATTCCGACACCAGATGCACCCAGACTACTCCAAAAAACTCGTGCCCGTTCTGAAGACTCAAGAGTAAAATATGTTCAGGAAACTCCAGTGACCGATGGGGAAAAATTGCCGCCTTGTTCGGTAGTGGAGCAGAAAGAAGCAGATGCTGCTTCcaaaacagacttggaaaaagaAAATGGA CTTCACAGAGTTCTGAAGAAGAAGGCAGGTTTGCAAGTTGCACCTTTAAACAGCTTGGCTAGAAACTCTGAATACAAAAGACAATTTATATGGAAAAACCCCTTACAAAACTCTCCAGTGCTGGCAGCTGAACAG GTTATTTACAGCAAGCCTAGACCCGTTACCCCATTTAAAGCTGATGTAGTTAATAGTGAAACGGAATATAGGAGTCAGTTTAAAGGTTCACCTCCAGTGAAGGGACCAAAACTGAGAAGAAACTATGATGAGATCTCCCAGTATGAACCTGAAAATATTTCCCCTGAAGAGAAG AAGAAAGAGAGCATAGCCTTAAAGTCTGGGGAAGGTTCACCAAGGCAAGACCAATCGGAAACGGAACAGAAACAAGCTAATCAAAGAAAGGCAATGAGGCAAAGATATCTTCAGAGGCGTCTCTTTCCACATCAGGGCTATGG GAAGGTGAAAACAGAATACACAGCAAACTTTATGTCCCCTGTTCTTTATAAGTATAGAGATGGTGCTTGGGTCCATTCCAAACACATGAAAGCAGAG GTGAAAGAACTTCGAGACAAAGCCAGCATCTATAGACAACGAGCACAGGGAACGCACTTTTCCCGGGATCACCTGAATCAGTTACTTTCCAATAATAACAGACTCTGGGATGTGTCTTCTAACTCCAGTGTAGATGCTCTCAGCAACAACATCAAGGCTCTTGATCTGGCTGG CGTTCATGAGACACACCCCTTTCCCAGCACCCAGAAACTGGCTCAGCATGATATACCATCATCAGGAGAAAGAAAAGGACCTTTAGAAGAAGGCACTCGACAGGACAACACAGGCATGCTGGTCCTCTCTGACGCTCCCACCCTTCCTGTAAGTAGAAGACTGGCTTGGGGAGAAGAGGATAATCCCGAAATTAAAGTGACTCCAGCAGCAGCAATAAGTAAAGAAAAAGACGATAACCGTACAGAAGAGGAGATTGAGAGATTGCAATTAAATGATGATGAAAAAGAAGG AAGTGATGCTGCTGAAGTTATATTAGATTCTGTGCATTCATGGGAAGGTGGAAGGCTTCCGACTCCAAAATTAAAAACCTTCAGTGGAGCCCAGAGAACGCACCATGATCTTACCACGCCAGCAGTtg GGGGTGCTGTTTTAGTATGTCCAGACAAACGTGAAGAGCACTTGTTAGAACGGAGAAAAAGAGCCCCTTTAGAAAACCAGCACTCTCCACCTAGACAGGCTTCCGGAGAACCTTCTAAAAGGAAACTGAGCAAG AACGAAGATGATCGATTGATACAATCTTCTCCAAGTGCTGGTGTGAAAACACTAGATCCTTTGCCTTTGAGAGAGGATCCGTGGCCTGGTACCCATGCTTCTGGGACTGGAGCCTCTCCTGTCCTAACACACTCGGAGCAGGTGAAAACTCCTGTGCAGAACTCTCCCTCTGCCCTCGCTCCACCCTACTGGATCCCATCTTGTCGCATCCAAGGTGCGCTGAAGGATCCAGAATTTCAGCATAACG GGAACTGTGGAAGCCCCGACCCTCTCAAATTACCACTGCACAGAATGGCTTCCGATGATG ATGATGACAGATTATCACAAATTTCTGCACGCTCAGCAGCCTCTAGTTCGCTGGCTTCTCAAATTCTGGAACACGCTCAGAGACGGAAAGAAAATTTCTGGGGCAAGAAGTAA
- the MDM1 gene encoding nuclear protein MDM1 isoform X3 — MPTRCKRLSEYGRNYKWKTSKRSEHRRPASPLQKCPSAGLRSDQLGITKEPNFISKRRVPYYKTQISKSFEWKGENNAEKNSSIPPESIKLPVAQHRVRENQENIPTPDAPRLLQKTRARSEDSRVKYVQETPVTDGEKLPPCSVVEQKEADAASKTDLEKENGLHRVLKKKAGLQVAPLNSLARNSEYKRQFIWKNPLQNSPVLAAEQVIYSKPRPVTPFKADVVNSETEYRSQFKGSPPVKGPKLRRNYDEISQYEPENISPEEKKKESIALKSGEGSPRQDQSETEQKQANQRKAMRQRYLQRRLFPHQGYGKVKTEYTANFMSPVLYKYRDGAWVHSKHMKAEGSQNTLNSMWFAEVKELRDKASIYRQRAQGTHFSRDHLNQLLSNNNRLWDVSSNSSVDALSNNIKALDLAGVHETHPFPSTQKLAQHDIPSSGERKGPLEEGTRQDNTGMLVLSDAPTLPVSRRLAWGEEDNPEIKVTPAAAISKEKDDNRTEEEIERLQLNDDEKEGSDAAEVILDSVHSWEGGRLPTPKLKTFSGAQRTHHDLTTPAVGGAVLVCPDKREEHLLERRKRAPLENQHSPPRQASGEPSKRKLSKNEDDRLIQSSPSAGVKTLDPLPLREDPWPGTHASGTGASPVLTHSEQVKTPVQNSPSALAPPYWIPSCRIQGALKDPEFQHNDDDRLSQISARSAASSSLASQILEHAQRRKENFWGKK, encoded by the exons gAATTACAAAAGAACCAAACTTCATTTCAAAGAGAAGAGTTCCTTATTACAAAACACAGATTTCAAAGTCCTTTGAATGGAAAGGAGAGAATAACGCAGAAAAGAACTCAAGTATACCACCAGAATCCATAAAATTGCCAGTGGCACAGCACAGAGTTCGGGAGAACCAAGAAAACATTCCGACACCAGATGCACCCAGACTACTCCAAAAAACTCGTGCCCGTTCTGAAGACTCAAGAGTAAAATATGTTCAGGAAACTCCAGTGACCGATGGGGAAAAATTGCCGCCTTGTTCGGTAGTGGAGCAGAAAGAAGCAGATGCTGCTTCcaaaacagacttggaaaaagaAAATGGA CTTCACAGAGTTCTGAAGAAGAAGGCAGGTTTGCAAGTTGCACCTTTAAACAGCTTGGCTAGAAACTCTGAATACAAAAGACAATTTATATGGAAAAACCCCTTACAAAACTCTCCAGTGCTGGCAGCTGAACAG GTTATTTACAGCAAGCCTAGACCCGTTACCCCATTTAAAGCTGATGTAGTTAATAGTGAAACGGAATATAGGAGTCAGTTTAAAGGTTCACCTCCAGTGAAGGGACCAAAACTGAGAAGAAACTATGATGAGATCTCCCAGTATGAACCTGAAAATATTTCCCCTGAAGAGAAG AAGAAAGAGAGCATAGCCTTAAAGTCTGGGGAAGGTTCACCAAGGCAAGACCAATCGGAAACGGAACAGAAACAAGCTAATCAAAGAAAGGCAATGAGGCAAAGATATCTTCAGAGGCGTCTCTTTCCACATCAGGGCTATGG GAAGGTGAAAACAGAATACACAGCAAACTTTATGTCCCCTGTTCTTTATAAGTATAGAGATGGTGCTTGGGTCCATTCCAAACACATGAAAGCAGAG GGTTCTCAAAACACCCTAAACTCCATGTGGTTTGCTGAG GTGAAAGAACTTCGAGACAAAGCCAGCATCTATAGACAACGAGCACAGGGAACGCACTTTTCCCGGGATCACCTGAATCAGTTACTTTCCAATAATAACAGACTCTGGGATGTGTCTTCTAACTCCAGTGTAGATGCTCTCAGCAACAACATCAAGGCTCTTGATCTGGCTGG CGTTCATGAGACACACCCCTTTCCCAGCACCCAGAAACTGGCTCAGCATGATATACCATCATCAGGAGAAAGAAAAGGACCTTTAGAAGAAGGCACTCGACAGGACAACACAGGCATGCTGGTCCTCTCTGACGCTCCCACCCTTCCTGTAAGTAGAAGACTGGCTTGGGGAGAAGAGGATAATCCCGAAATTAAAGTGACTCCAGCAGCAGCAATAAGTAAAGAAAAAGACGATAACCGTACAGAAGAGGAGATTGAGAGATTGCAATTAAATGATGATGAAAAAGAAGG AAGTGATGCTGCTGAAGTTATATTAGATTCTGTGCATTCATGGGAAGGTGGAAGGCTTCCGACTCCAAAATTAAAAACCTTCAGTGGAGCCCAGAGAACGCACCATGATCTTACCACGCCAGCAGTtg GGGGTGCTGTTTTAGTATGTCCAGACAAACGTGAAGAGCACTTGTTAGAACGGAGAAAAAGAGCCCCTTTAGAAAACCAGCACTCTCCACCTAGACAGGCTTCCGGAGAACCTTCTAAAAGGAAACTGAGCAAG AACGAAGATGATCGATTGATACAATCTTCTCCAAGTGCTGGTGTGAAAACACTAGATCCTTTGCCTTTGAGAGAGGATCCGTGGCCTGGTACCCATGCTTCTGGGACTGGAGCCTCTCCTGTCCTAACACACTCGGAGCAGGTGAAAACTCCTGTGCAGAACTCTCCCTCTGCCCTCGCTCCACCCTACTGGATCCCATCTTGTCGCATCCAAGGTGCGCTGAAGGATCCAGAATTTCAGCATAACG ATGATGACAGATTATCACAAATTTCTGCACGCTCAGCAGCCTCTAGTTCGCTGGCTTCTCAAATTCTGGAACACGCTCAGAGACGGAAAGAAAATTTCTGGGGCAAGAAGTAA
- the MDM1 gene encoding nuclear protein MDM1 isoform X1, protein MPTRCKRLSEYGRNYKWKTSKRSEHRRPASPLQKCPSAGLRSDQLGITKEPNFISKRRVPYYKTQISKSFEWKGENNAEKNSSIPPESIKLPVAQHRVRENQENIPTPDAPRLLQKTRARSEDSRVKYVQETPVTDGEKLPPCSVVEQKEADAASKTDLEKENGLHRVLKKKAGLQVAPLNSLARNSEYKRQFIWKNPLQNSPVLAAEQVIYSKPRPVTPFKADVVNSETEYRSQFKGSPPVKGPKLRRNYDEISQYEPENISPEEKKKESIALKSGEGSPRQDQSETEQKQANQRKAMRQRYLQRRLFPHQGYGKVKTEYTANFMSPVLYKYRDGAWVHSKHMKAEGSQNTLNSMWFAEVKELRDKASIYRQRAQGTHFSRDHLNQLLSNNNRLWDVSSNSSVDALSNNIKALDLAGVHETHPFPSTQKLAQHDIPSSGERKGPLEEGTRQDNTGMLVLSDAPTLPVSRRLAWGEEDNPEIKVTPAAAISKEKDDNRTEEEIERLQLNDDEKEGSDAAEVILDSVHSWEGGRLPTPKLKTFSGAQRTHHDLTTPAVGGAVLVCPDKREEHLLERRKRAPLENQHSPPRQASGEPSKRKLSKNEDDRLIQSSPSAGVKTLDPLPLREDPWPGTHASGTGASPVLTHSEQVKTPVQNSPSALAPPYWIPSCRIQGALKDPEFQHNGNCGSPDPLKLPLHRMASDDDDDRLSQISARSAASSSLASQILEHAQRRKENFWGKK, encoded by the exons gAATTACAAAAGAACCAAACTTCATTTCAAAGAGAAGAGTTCCTTATTACAAAACACAGATTTCAAAGTCCTTTGAATGGAAAGGAGAGAATAACGCAGAAAAGAACTCAAGTATACCACCAGAATCCATAAAATTGCCAGTGGCACAGCACAGAGTTCGGGAGAACCAAGAAAACATTCCGACACCAGATGCACCCAGACTACTCCAAAAAACTCGTGCCCGTTCTGAAGACTCAAGAGTAAAATATGTTCAGGAAACTCCAGTGACCGATGGGGAAAAATTGCCGCCTTGTTCGGTAGTGGAGCAGAAAGAAGCAGATGCTGCTTCcaaaacagacttggaaaaagaAAATGGA CTTCACAGAGTTCTGAAGAAGAAGGCAGGTTTGCAAGTTGCACCTTTAAACAGCTTGGCTAGAAACTCTGAATACAAAAGACAATTTATATGGAAAAACCCCTTACAAAACTCTCCAGTGCTGGCAGCTGAACAG GTTATTTACAGCAAGCCTAGACCCGTTACCCCATTTAAAGCTGATGTAGTTAATAGTGAAACGGAATATAGGAGTCAGTTTAAAGGTTCACCTCCAGTGAAGGGACCAAAACTGAGAAGAAACTATGATGAGATCTCCCAGTATGAACCTGAAAATATTTCCCCTGAAGAGAAG AAGAAAGAGAGCATAGCCTTAAAGTCTGGGGAAGGTTCACCAAGGCAAGACCAATCGGAAACGGAACAGAAACAAGCTAATCAAAGAAAGGCAATGAGGCAAAGATATCTTCAGAGGCGTCTCTTTCCACATCAGGGCTATGG GAAGGTGAAAACAGAATACACAGCAAACTTTATGTCCCCTGTTCTTTATAAGTATAGAGATGGTGCTTGGGTCCATTCCAAACACATGAAAGCAGAG GGTTCTCAAAACACCCTAAACTCCATGTGGTTTGCTGAG GTGAAAGAACTTCGAGACAAAGCCAGCATCTATAGACAACGAGCACAGGGAACGCACTTTTCCCGGGATCACCTGAATCAGTTACTTTCCAATAATAACAGACTCTGGGATGTGTCTTCTAACTCCAGTGTAGATGCTCTCAGCAACAACATCAAGGCTCTTGATCTGGCTGG CGTTCATGAGACACACCCCTTTCCCAGCACCCAGAAACTGGCTCAGCATGATATACCATCATCAGGAGAAAGAAAAGGACCTTTAGAAGAAGGCACTCGACAGGACAACACAGGCATGCTGGTCCTCTCTGACGCTCCCACCCTTCCTGTAAGTAGAAGACTGGCTTGGGGAGAAGAGGATAATCCCGAAATTAAAGTGACTCCAGCAGCAGCAATAAGTAAAGAAAAAGACGATAACCGTACAGAAGAGGAGATTGAGAGATTGCAATTAAATGATGATGAAAAAGAAGG AAGTGATGCTGCTGAAGTTATATTAGATTCTGTGCATTCATGGGAAGGTGGAAGGCTTCCGACTCCAAAATTAAAAACCTTCAGTGGAGCCCAGAGAACGCACCATGATCTTACCACGCCAGCAGTtg GGGGTGCTGTTTTAGTATGTCCAGACAAACGTGAAGAGCACTTGTTAGAACGGAGAAAAAGAGCCCCTTTAGAAAACCAGCACTCTCCACCTAGACAGGCTTCCGGAGAACCTTCTAAAAGGAAACTGAGCAAG AACGAAGATGATCGATTGATACAATCTTCTCCAAGTGCTGGTGTGAAAACACTAGATCCTTTGCCTTTGAGAGAGGATCCGTGGCCTGGTACCCATGCTTCTGGGACTGGAGCCTCTCCTGTCCTAACACACTCGGAGCAGGTGAAAACTCCTGTGCAGAACTCTCCCTCTGCCCTCGCTCCACCCTACTGGATCCCATCTTGTCGCATCCAAGGTGCGCTGAAGGATCCAGAATTTCAGCATAACG GGAACTGTGGAAGCCCCGACCCTCTCAAATTACCACTGCACAGAATGGCTTCCGATGATG ATGATGACAGATTATCACAAATTTCTGCACGCTCAGCAGCCTCTAGTTCGCTGGCTTCTCAAATTCTGGAACACGCTCAGAGACGGAAAGAAAATTTCTGGGGCAAGAAGTAA